One Gloeothece verrucosa PCC 7822 DNA window includes the following coding sequences:
- a CDS encoding STAS domain-containing protein, with amino-acid sequence MSSMIKVVKPSGILDATQAPDFRQEISQLVKEKIDIIVIDFRDVTFMDSSGLGALVLSLRTAHSAGSKLFLCSINEQIQMLFKLTSMDRVFEIFSSREELEQKILGK; translated from the coding sequence ATGAGCAGTATGATAAAAGTGGTTAAACCTTCGGGAATTCTAGATGCTACGCAAGCCCCCGATTTCCGCCAAGAAATTAGCCAGCTTGTCAAAGAAAAGATTGATATCATTGTGATTGATTTTAGAGATGTTACTTTTATGGATAGTTCCGGTTTAGGAGCATTAGTTTTATCTTTAAGAACGGCTCATTCAGCCGGATCTAAACTTTTTCTTTGCTCGATCAATGAGCAAATCCAAATGTTATTTAAATTAACCAGTATGGATCGGGTCTTTGAAATTTTTTCTAGCCGCGAAGAGTTAGAACAAAAAATTTTAGGAAAATAA